A region of Micromonospora sp. WMMD882 DNA encodes the following proteins:
- a CDS encoding DHA2 family efflux MFS transporter permease subunit, translated as MVQAAVPEGDQMLSRGRAALLLAITCGAQLLVIFDETVVNLALPSIRTDLEFSTSSLAWVVDAYMLLFGGFLLLGGRGADLFGRQRMFLIGLTVFVGASLAGGLAQSDDALIIARGVQGFGAALLSPAALSILVSAFSNADQRGKALGVWGGLSGIAGTTGVLLGGLITDTIGWRWVFFINVPVGAILLALTLAGLRGNGVAIESAAGPRRLDGFGAATITGGLLLLVYTMLNTSHRDWSDPLTVGGLVGAAVLIALFVWWEGRAPEPLLRLGILANRQIAVANVLTVLAASALYGTFFFLSLYMQVINGWSPIRAGLSWAPLGLTMAVFAGAAMQLTPKLGTRNLIMVGLALVGLGQVLLLRSTVGGSYVSELLPTLLLSGAGFGLALVPLVVAAVSGVAREESGIASGLMNTSQQVGGAVGLAVLVTVANEALSGKISEGVAQGSALLDGLHAAFLVAAVLTAFAVVVTFLLPNNRAKVDMAAIHGG; from the coding sequence ATGGTGCAAGCCGCCGTGCCCGAAGGGGATCAGATGCTGAGCCGGGGTCGGGCCGCCCTGTTGCTCGCCATCACCTGCGGCGCCCAACTGCTCGTCATCTTCGACGAGACGGTGGTCAACCTGGCTCTGCCGTCGATCCGGACGGACCTGGAGTTCAGCACCTCCTCGTTGGCCTGGGTGGTCGACGCGTACATGCTGCTCTTCGGTGGCTTCCTGCTCCTCGGCGGCCGGGGCGCGGACCTCTTCGGCCGGCAGCGGATGTTCCTGATCGGCCTGACCGTCTTCGTGGGCGCGTCGCTGGCCGGCGGGCTGGCCCAGTCCGACGACGCCCTGATCATCGCCCGGGGCGTGCAGGGTTTCGGGGCCGCGCTGCTCAGCCCGGCCGCGCTCAGCATCCTGGTCAGCGCGTTCAGCAACGCCGACCAGCGGGGCAAGGCGCTCGGCGTGTGGGGTGGCCTCTCCGGCATCGCGGGCACCACCGGCGTGCTGCTGGGCGGCCTGATCACCGACACGATCGGCTGGCGCTGGGTGTTCTTCATCAACGTCCCGGTCGGCGCGATCCTGCTCGCCCTCACCCTGGCCGGGCTGCGGGGCAACGGCGTCGCCATCGAGTCGGCGGCCGGGCCGCGCCGGCTGGACGGCTTCGGCGCGGCCACCATCACCGGTGGTCTCCTGCTGCTGGTCTACACCATGCTCAACACCTCGCACCGCGACTGGAGCGACCCGCTCACCGTCGGCGGTCTGGTCGGCGCGGCCGTCCTGATCGCCCTCTTCGTCTGGTGGGAGGGGCGCGCGCCGGAGCCGCTGCTGCGGCTGGGCATCCTGGCCAACCGGCAGATCGCCGTCGCCAACGTCCTCACCGTGCTGGCCGCCTCCGCGCTCTACGGCACCTTCTTCTTCCTCAGCCTCTACATGCAGGTGATCAACGGTTGGTCGCCGATCCGGGCCGGCCTGTCCTGGGCGCCGCTCGGCCTGACCATGGCGGTGTTCGCCGGGGCGGCCATGCAGTTGACCCCGAAGCTGGGCACCCGCAACCTGATCATGGTGGGCCTGGCGCTGGTCGGGCTCGGTCAGGTGCTGCTGCTGCGCAGCACCGTCGGTGGCTCGTACGTCAGCGAGCTGCTGCCCACCCTGCTGCTGTCCGGCGCGGGCTTCGGTCTGGCGCTGGTGCCACTGGTGGTGGCCGCGGTCAGCGGCGTCGCCCGGGAGGAGAGCGGCATCGCCTCCGGCCTGATGAACACCTCGCAGCAGGTCGGTGGCGCGGTCGGCCTGGCGGTGCTGGTCACCGTGGCCAACGAGGCGCTCTCCGGGAAGATCAGCGAGGGCGTGGCGCAGGGGTCCGCGCTGCTGGACGGCCTGCACGCCGCCTTCCTGGTCGCCGCGGTCCTCACCGCCTTCGCGGTGGTGGTGACGTTCCTGCTCCCCAACAACCGTGCCAAGGTCGACATGGCGGCGATCCACGGCGGCTGA
- a CDS encoding hemerythrin domain-containing protein, translating into MSSQPAVGLPSGHLTMRLAHRAMLRDLGRIAATAAALSSTPDPARAAALTDYTDRILQIIEHHHEGEDEFFWPMLRERGAGEDVLTLMTEEHHELLGHLKDVRARLAALAGGPSTGWAELATATQRLRDSLAHHCADEERELTERLAPALDAATWSRFERNMLRTAPKWTLGFMPPWLDSVAEPQERAGVPAKPVAWLMAGSLRRRQQRAFGG; encoded by the coding sequence ATGTCGAGTCAACCCGCCGTCGGTCTTCCCTCCGGTCACCTCACGATGCGGCTCGCGCACCGGGCGATGCTGCGGGACCTGGGTCGCATCGCGGCCACCGCCGCGGCGCTGTCCAGCACGCCGGACCCGGCGCGGGCAGCGGCCCTGACCGACTACACCGACCGGATCCTGCAGATCATCGAGCACCACCACGAGGGTGAGGACGAGTTCTTCTGGCCCATGCTGCGCGAGCGCGGCGCGGGCGAGGACGTGCTGACCCTGATGACCGAGGAGCACCACGAGCTCCTCGGCCACCTCAAGGACGTCCGCGCCCGGCTCGCCGCCCTTGCCGGCGGCCCGTCCACCGGGTGGGCCGAGCTCGCCACGGCGACACAGCGGTTGCGTGACTCGCTGGCCCACCACTGCGCCGACGAGGAGCGCGAGCTGACCGAACGACTCGCCCCGGCGCTGGACGCCGCGACGTGGAGCCGCTTCGAGCGCAACATGCTCAGGACGGCGCCCAAGTGGACGCTCGGCTTCATGCCACCCTGGCTGGACTCGGTCGCCGAGCCCCAGGAACGGGCCGGCGTGCCGGCCAAACCGGTCGCCTGGCTGATGGCCGGCTCGCTGCGCCGCCGTCAGCAGCGCGCCTTCGGCGGCTGA
- a CDS encoding acyl-CoA desaturase, which yields MDGREHRWFILTASVAPLIGVFVAMALLWNRLFHWSDLVALVVMYTICAFGISTGYHRLLTHRSFRTARPIYLALATAGAMAGQGPPIIWAAHHRRHHRVADREGDPHSPHLGFEPGFKGILRGLWHAHLGWLFDVDLKSEPMRYCPDLVRDRALRWISEKFVLVVLAGIVLPGLIGLALTGTLTGALTGALWGGFVRLFLVNHMTYAVNSVGHYFGRRRFGTLDHSRNVAWLAIPSFGEAWHNNHHAFPRSARHGMKWWEVDISAIFIWSLEKVGLASHVIRIDPEKLALREGGVSLVGNVRPADRTPAASAEELLTAPAAPPLSERRPASELVSVTDVE from the coding sequence ATGGACGGCAGAGAGCACCGCTGGTTCATCCTGACCGCGTCCGTGGCGCCGCTGATCGGCGTCTTCGTGGCGATGGCCCTGCTGTGGAACAGGCTGTTCCACTGGTCCGACCTGGTGGCTCTGGTGGTGATGTACACCATCTGCGCCTTCGGCATCTCGACCGGCTACCACCGGCTGCTGACCCACCGCTCGTTCCGCACCGCCCGGCCGATCTACCTGGCCCTGGCCACGGCCGGGGCGATGGCCGGGCAGGGTCCGCCGATCATCTGGGCGGCGCACCACCGCCGGCACCACCGGGTCGCCGACCGCGAGGGCGACCCGCACAGCCCGCACCTGGGCTTCGAGCCCGGGTTCAAGGGCATCCTGCGCGGGCTGTGGCACGCCCACCTGGGCTGGCTGTTCGACGTCGACCTGAAGTCCGAGCCGATGCGCTACTGCCCGGACCTGGTCCGCGACCGGGCGCTGCGCTGGATCAGCGAGAAGTTCGTGCTGGTCGTGCTGGCCGGCATCGTGCTGCCCGGCCTGATCGGGCTGGCCCTGACCGGCACCCTCACCGGCGCGCTGACCGGCGCGCTGTGGGGCGGCTTCGTGCGGCTTTTCCTGGTCAACCACATGACGTACGCGGTGAACTCGGTCGGGCACTACTTCGGCCGACGCCGCTTCGGCACGCTGGACCACTCCCGCAACGTGGCCTGGCTGGCCATCCCCTCGTTCGGCGAGGCCTGGCACAACAACCACCACGCGTTCCCCCGCTCCGCCCGGCACGGGATGAAGTGGTGGGAGGTGGACATCAGCGCCATCTTCATCTGGTCCCTGGAGAAGGTCGGTCTGGCCAGCCACGTGATCCGGATCGACCCGGAGAAGCTGGCCCTGCGCGAGGGCGGCGTGAGCCTGGTCGGCAACGTCAGGCCGGCCGACCGTACCCCGGCCGCCAGCGCCGAGGAGCTGCTCACCGCGCCGGCGGCCCCGCCGCTGTCGGAGCGGCGACCCGCGTCCGAGCTGGTCTCGGTCACCGACGTCGAGTGA
- a CDS encoding AMP-binding protein, which produces MLLWDNLTGAGARGRLHAWAGNRFTETPWSEVVADGRAAAAALRRAGVRPGRQVAAVLDNSPEAVRGLLGVWLAGGAVASLPVPTRGMDRLEYARHLETLVGSLDAPVLLADEKLTPLLPESVSARLTVRSWQSLVGGSGRIDETPPGLDELAFVQYSSGSTSVPKGCALTTRAIGRQLEMILAMAGGVPGRETVASWLPLSHDMGMFGCLLYAWAHDFGLVLSTPERFMMSPRTWFRDMAEYGATMTAGTSTALHLAARGQGSGALAAPLRLRVCVVGAERVEWEALRRTVAAFGPHGLREEALMPAYGLAEATLAVTACPHDEAPRFLDVDGNRLADGEVTPCAPDDPAATRVVSTGRPCAGVSVDVAEPGRLSEIRIASPSLASGYFADPERTAARFVDGRLRTGDLGFRHDGELYVVGRSDDLLQVGGRNVYAREIESTIDGLDAVRKGCAVIVDVAGGGRGELVLLVELKGRAADYQAFADEAAAIAMTKAGVPLTECVFLAKGTLPKTPSGKIQRFRCRALLASDALRPLARVNVG; this is translated from the coding sequence ATGCTGCTGTGGGACAACCTGACCGGGGCCGGCGCGCGCGGGCGGCTGCACGCCTGGGCCGGCAACCGGTTCACCGAGACGCCCTGGTCGGAGGTGGTGGCCGACGGCCGGGCCGCGGCGGCCGCCCTGCGGCGTGCCGGGGTGCGTCCCGGCCGGCAGGTCGCCGCCGTCCTGGACAACTCCCCCGAGGCGGTCCGCGGGCTGCTGGGGGTCTGGCTGGCCGGCGGGGCGGTGGCCTCGCTGCCGGTGCCCACCCGGGGGATGGACCGGCTGGAGTACGCGCGGCACCTGGAGACGCTGGTCGGCAGCCTCGACGCGCCGGTGCTGCTGGCCGACGAGAAGCTGACCCCGCTGCTGCCGGAGTCGGTGTCGGCCCGGCTGACCGTCCGCTCCTGGCAGTCGCTGGTCGGCGGGTCCGGTCGGATCGACGAGACCCCGCCGGGGCTCGACGAGCTGGCCTTCGTCCAGTACTCCTCGGGCAGCACCAGCGTGCCGAAGGGTTGCGCGCTCACCACCCGGGCCATCGGCCGGCAACTGGAGATGATCCTGGCGATGGCCGGCGGCGTGCCGGGCCGGGAGACGGTCGCCTCCTGGCTGCCGCTCTCCCACGACATGGGCATGTTCGGGTGTCTGCTCTACGCCTGGGCGCACGACTTCGGGCTGGTGCTGTCCACCCCGGAGCGGTTCATGATGTCGCCGCGCACCTGGTTCCGGGACATGGCCGAGTACGGCGCGACCATGACCGCCGGCACCAGCACCGCGCTGCACCTGGCCGCCCGGGGGCAGGGCAGCGGCGCCCTCGCCGCCCCGCTCAGGCTGCGGGTCTGCGTGGTCGGCGCGGAGCGGGTGGAGTGGGAGGCGCTGCGCCGCACGGTGGCCGCGTTCGGCCCGCACGGGCTGCGCGAGGAGGCGCTGATGCCGGCGTACGGGCTGGCGGAGGCGACCCTGGCGGTGACCGCCTGCCCGCACGACGAGGCGCCCCGTTTCCTCGACGTGGACGGCAACCGGCTGGCCGACGGCGAGGTGACGCCGTGCGCCCCCGACGACCCGGCGGCGACCCGGGTGGTCTCCACCGGCCGGCCCTGCGCGGGCGTGTCGGTGGACGTGGCCGAGCCGGGCCGGCTGTCCGAGATCCGGATCGCCTCGCCCAGCCTGGCCAGCGGGTACTTCGCCGACCCGGAGCGCACCGCGGCCCGGTTCGTCGACGGCCGGCTGCGCACCGGTGACCTGGGCTTCCGGCACGACGGCGAGCTGTACGTGGTGGGCCGCTCGGACGACCTGCTCCAGGTCGGCGGGCGCAACGTCTACGCCCGGGAGATCGAGAGCACCATCGACGGGCTGGACGCGGTCCGCAAGGGCTGCGCGGTGATCGTCGACGTGGCCGGGGGCGGGCGCGGCGAGCTGGTGCTGCTGGTGGAGCTGAAGGGTCGCGCCGCCGACTACCAGGCGTTCGCCGACGAGGCGGCGGCGATCGCGATGACCAAGGCCGGGGTGCCGCTGACCGAGTGCGTCTTCCTGGCGAAGGGCACCCTGCCGAAGACCCCGAGCGGCAAGATCCAGCGGTTCCGGTGCCGGGCGCTGCTGGCGTCCGACGCGCTGCGTCCGCTGGCCCGGGTCAACGTGGGCTGA
- a CDS encoding 3-oxoacyl-[acyl-carrier-protein] synthase III C-terminal domain-containing protein, which translates to MTTPVSLVDLGSALPERQVPTDFYRGADAALDDSVMFKSPKYRRHIGPDETAADLIVRAARPVLERARERGDEPVDLLLTNVLLPDLPFTGAGAEVAHRLGVRPEWVLDVHNGGCVSFVYMLKIAKQIMQSGGARTALLCNVQNSAGQVFTQPTIRAKSHAPVPGDGCGVGYLRVGDSSPILDVEVRQYVEYATDVGLAFDDNRKYWQPGLSEMDVSFTDSKVAKIIGRGNQLVPEVVTALCDRLGVRTPDIDVLVTNQPNRMFLRNWREALQLKPERHLDTFEDYGNLFGAAVPVTLHQALADGRVSPGDLLVLAGFAHAGDMAGAAAVRWQAGAA; encoded by the coding sequence GTGACCACCCCGGTCAGCCTGGTCGACCTGGGCAGCGCCCTGCCCGAGCGGCAGGTGCCCACCGATTTCTACCGGGGCGCCGACGCCGCGCTCGACGACAGCGTGATGTTCAAGTCGCCGAAGTACCGCCGGCACATCGGGCCGGACGAGACCGCCGCCGACCTGATCGTCCGGGCGGCCCGGCCGGTGCTGGAGCGGGCCAGGGAGCGCGGGGACGAGCCGGTGGACCTGCTCCTCACCAACGTCCTCCTGCCGGACCTGCCGTTCACCGGGGCCGGCGCGGAGGTCGCCCACCGGCTCGGGGTGCGCCCGGAGTGGGTGCTCGACGTGCACAACGGCGGCTGCGTGTCGTTCGTCTACATGCTCAAGATCGCCAAGCAGATCATGCAGTCCGGCGGGGCCCGCACCGCGCTGCTGTGCAACGTGCAGAACAGCGCGGGCCAGGTCTTCACCCAGCCGACCATCCGCGCCAAGTCGCACGCGCCGGTGCCGGGCGACGGCTGCGGGGTCGGCTACCTGCGCGTCGGCGACTCCTCGCCGATCCTCGACGTGGAGGTCCGCCAGTACGTCGAGTACGCCACCGACGTCGGGCTGGCCTTCGACGACAACCGCAAGTACTGGCAGCCGGGGCTGAGCGAGATGGACGTCAGCTTCACCGACTCCAAGGTCGCCAAGATCATCGGTCGGGGCAACCAACTCGTCCCCGAGGTGGTCACCGCGCTGTGTGACCGGCTCGGCGTCCGCACCCCGGACATCGACGTGCTGGTCACCAACCAGCCCAACCGGATGTTCCTGCGCAACTGGCGGGAGGCGCTCCAGCTCAAGCCGGAGCGGCACCTGGACACCTTCGAGGACTACGGCAACCTGTTCGGCGCGGCGGTGCCGGTCACCCTGCACCAGGCGCTCGCCGACGGCAGGGTCAGCCCGGGGGATCTGCTGGTCCTCGCCGGCTTCGCGCACGCCGGCGACATGGCCGGCGCGGCGGCCGTCCGCTGGCAGGCCGGCGCGGCGTAG
- a CDS encoding SRPBCC family protein, producing the protein MSPSSPLADIPNLLRCETTPREAALAKAAEMTHAVYPHDAVYGQFCTVQDYIDCPPEDVFDYLADLRNLDEWTYSTRHFEPVDDSGLHLGWDTLADDTRIYAKVVANREALTVDYHCAWDQGDELWMIYLNRIIPAELVLKKPGTVLVWTNCRHPYYDDNPNKHLVADPDRVWVGDMWPLFYAGHRAELDNLKAILEYRHRRGIPVTGHVVREGVSA; encoded by the coding sequence ATGAGCCCGTCGTCGCCGTTGGCTGACATCCCGAACCTGCTGCGTTGTGAGACCACCCCGCGGGAGGCGGCGCTGGCCAAGGCCGCGGAGATGACCCACGCGGTCTACCCCCACGACGCGGTGTACGGGCAGTTCTGCACCGTGCAGGACTACATCGACTGCCCGCCGGAGGACGTCTTCGACTACCTCGCCGACCTGCGCAACCTCGACGAGTGGACGTACAGCACCCGGCACTTCGAGCCGGTCGACGACTCCGGCCTGCACCTCGGCTGGGACACCCTGGCCGACGACACCCGCATCTACGCGAAGGTGGTCGCCAACCGGGAGGCGCTGACCGTCGACTACCACTGCGCCTGGGACCAGGGCGACGAGCTGTGGATGATCTACCTCAACCGGATCATCCCCGCCGAGCTGGTCCTGAAGAAGCCGGGCACGGTGCTGGTCTGGACCAACTGCCGGCACCCGTACTACGACGACAACCCGAACAAGCACCTGGTGGCCGACCCGGACCGGGTCTGGGTGGGCGACATGTGGCCGCTGTTCTACGCCGGCCACCGGGCCGAGCTGGACAACCTCAAGGCCATCCTGGAGTACCGGCACCGCCGGGGCATCCCGGTGACCGGGCACGTGGTCCGCGAAGGGGTGTCGGCGTGA
- a CDS encoding thiamine pyrophosphate-binding protein, with product MRIDRPRDSLQDHATVERGGASLQFDLVSHGSTRHDGHPWAHISIEGRRGPSIMDRPGRLVDYLITSLHQVGVRHIFGVGGANIEDLYDAVHHCGEQVTAVVAKHEFSAAAMADGYARATGRLAVAVSTSGGGAMNLVPGVAEAYASRVPLLAIVGQPPRPLEGQGAFQDTSGLAGSFDAYRLFSSISRYCRRIDDPADIAAALADALTATRALPGGPAVLLLPKDVQQAVVEGLPPIDELLAERRISVTAAAARDRAGDRLAELVGESVLVIAGDEVARRGARAELAEFAAALDARVAVVPDGKDVYPNDDPRFVGVAGVIGHPSVTDALRGARLCVLVGTRLPVMARGGLDALLTGTELICFGAEPAYAAHALHVDGDLRAELRAAVDRLRAHRPTPPAPTRPDLRFLSVPPFEGEGVLRLREAVDAIDAAVPDGATVVADAGNSAASVIHYLATPRDGRFIVALGMGGMGHSLGAGIGAAFGTGRRSFVVIGDGGFLMHGMEIHTAVEHDLPVTFVVVNNNAHGMCVTREQLYYEDAYTFNEFRPTDLAAGIRGMFPGLPVTHARTPDELRQALTDQVATRSPAVVCIDVSPREIPPFVPFLNHLDQTVSPQGAPHEPVVAVG from the coding sequence ATGCGTATCGACCGCCCGCGGGACAGTCTGCAGGATCATGCCACAGTGGAGAGGGGTGGGGCGAGCCTCCAATTCGACCTTGTGTCTCACGGTTCCACCCGGCATGATGGGCACCCCTGGGCTCACATCAGCATCGAGGGACGGCGGGGGCCATCCATAATGGACAGACCGGGCCGGTTAGTCGATTATCTGATCACATCGTTGCACCAGGTCGGCGTGCGACACATATTCGGCGTGGGCGGCGCCAACATTGAGGACCTGTACGACGCCGTGCACCATTGCGGTGAGCAGGTCACGGCCGTGGTGGCCAAGCACGAGTTCTCCGCCGCCGCCATGGCCGACGGGTACGCCCGGGCCACCGGCCGGCTCGCCGTGGCCGTGTCCACCTCGGGCGGGGGCGCGATGAACCTGGTGCCCGGGGTCGCCGAGGCGTACGCCTCCCGGGTGCCGCTGCTGGCCATCGTCGGGCAGCCGCCCCGCCCGCTGGAGGGGCAGGGCGCGTTCCAGGACACCAGCGGTCTGGCCGGCTCCTTCGACGCGTACCGGCTGTTCTCCTCGATCAGCCGGTACTGCCGGCGGATCGACGACCCGGCGGACATCGCCGCGGCGCTCGCCGACGCGCTCACCGCCACCCGGGCGCTGCCCGGCGGCCCGGCGGTGCTGCTGCTGCCGAAGGACGTGCAGCAGGCCGTCGTCGAGGGCCTGCCGCCCATCGACGAGCTGCTGGCCGAGCGTCGGATTTCCGTCACCGCCGCGGCGGCCCGCGACCGGGCCGGCGACCGGCTGGCCGAGCTGGTCGGCGAGTCGGTGCTGGTCATCGCCGGGGACGAGGTGGCCCGTCGGGGCGCCCGCGCGGAGCTGGCCGAGTTCGCCGCCGCGCTGGACGCCCGGGTGGCCGTGGTGCCCGACGGCAAGGACGTCTACCCCAACGACGACCCCCGGTTCGTGGGCGTCGCCGGCGTGATCGGTCACCCGAGCGTCACCGACGCGCTGCGCGGCGCCCGGCTCTGCGTGCTGGTCGGCACCCGGCTGCCGGTGATGGCCCGGGGCGGCCTGGACGCCCTGCTGACCGGTACCGAGCTGATCTGCTTCGGGGCCGAGCCGGCCTACGCCGCGCACGCCCTGCACGTCGACGGCGACCTGCGCGCCGAGCTGCGGGCAGCGGTCGACCGGCTGCGCGCCCACCGGCCGACCCCGCCCGCGCCGACCCGGCCCGACCTGCGGTTCCTGTCCGTCCCGCCGTTCGAGGGCGAGGGCGTGCTCCGGCTGCGCGAGGCGGTCGACGCGATCGACGCCGCCGTCCCGGACGGCGCGACGGTGGTCGCCGACGCCGGCAACTCCGCGGCGAGCGTCATCCACTACCTGGCCACCCCGCGGGACGGTCGGTTCATCGTCGCGCTGGGCATGGGCGGCATGGGGCACAGCCTCGGCGCGGGCATCGGCGCGGCGTTCGGCACCGGGCGGCGCAGCTTCGTGGTGATCGGCGACGGCGGTTTCCTGATGCACGGCATGGAGATCCACACCGCCGTCGAGCACGACCTGCCGGTGACCTTCGTGGTGGTCAACAACAACGCGCACGGCATGTGCGTCACCCGGGAGCAGCTCTACTACGAGGACGCGTACACGTTCAACGAGTTCCGCCCCACCGACCTGGCCGCCGGGATCCGGGGCATGTTCCCGGGCCTGCCGGTCACCCACGCCCGCACGCCGGACGAGCTCCGGCAGGCGCTGACCGATCAGGTGGCGACCCGCTCGCCGGCCGTGGTCTGCATCGACGTCAGCCCGCGGGAGATCCCACCGTTCGTACCCTTCCTCAACCATCTCGACCAGACCGTGAGTCCCCAAGGAGCACCCCATGAGCCCGTCGTCGCCGTTGGCTGA
- a CDS encoding acyl carrier protein codes for MITVEQVCEMVQKKLRGKNAEEITLGEQTAFDELGLSSLQVADIVYGIEDQLGIEFDPSRAADVKTIGDLVELANTTAQVQA; via the coding sequence GTGATTACCGTCGAACAGGTCTGTGAAATGGTGCAGAAGAAACTGCGCGGAAAGAACGCCGAGGAGATCACCCTGGGCGAACAGACCGCCTTCGATGAGTTGGGGCTGTCCAGCCTCCAGGTCGCCGACATCGTCTACGGCATCGAGGACCAGCTCGGCATCGAGTTCGACCCCTCCCGGGCGGCCGACGTCAAGACCATCGGCGACCTGGTGGAGCTGGCCAACACCACGGCCCAGGTCCAGGCATAG
- a CDS encoding cyclopropane-fatty-acyl-phospholipid synthase family protein: MSVHAPAATAPSTADADPGVGRYDGASMDAIQQHYDLSNDFYALWLGGSMAYSCALWDGPDDDLDSAQIRKFDYLIEGARATGARRVLDVGCGWGGLMERLVDTHRVGHVVGLTLSDSQADWVRRHGSDAVEAHVQNWLDHTPAEPYDAIISIGAFEHFARDGLTRPARVAAYREFFARARGWLPAGARIAIQTNVKGNNVRMDRQTVRDLLFIMERVFTESEIPDLAEVIQGSERLFDVVSVRNDPEHYARTCAEWLAGLRRHRERALALVGEEQVADYERYLSATVGHFERRHLGLARLVFEAV; encoded by the coding sequence GTGTCCGTCCACGCGCCGGCGGCCACCGCCCCGTCGACGGCCGACGCCGACCCCGGCGTCGGCCGTTACGACGGGGCGTCGATGGATGCCATCCAGCAGCACTACGACCTCTCCAACGACTTCTACGCCCTCTGGCTCGGCGGCTCCATGGCCTACAGCTGCGCGCTGTGGGACGGGCCGGACGACGACCTCGACTCGGCGCAGATCCGAAAGTTCGACTACCTCATCGAGGGCGCCCGGGCCACCGGCGCGCGGCGGGTGCTCGACGTGGGCTGCGGCTGGGGCGGCCTGATGGAACGCCTGGTGGACACGCACCGGGTGGGCCACGTCGTCGGGCTGACCCTGAGCGACTCGCAGGCCGACTGGGTACGCCGGCACGGCTCGGACGCGGTCGAGGCGCACGTGCAGAACTGGCTCGACCACACCCCGGCCGAGCCGTACGACGCGATCATCTCGATCGGCGCGTTCGAGCACTTCGCCCGGGACGGGCTGACCCGCCCGGCCCGCGTCGCCGCGTACCGGGAGTTCTTCGCCCGGGCCCGGGGCTGGCTGCCGGCCGGCGCCCGGATCGCCATCCAGACCAACGTCAAGGGCAACAACGTCCGGATGGACCGGCAGACCGTCCGTGACCTGCTCTTCATCATGGAACGGGTGTTCACCGAGTCGGAGATCCCCGACCTGGCCGAGGTGATCCAGGGCAGCGAGCGGCTCTTCGACGTGGTGTCGGTCCGCAACGACCCGGAGCACTACGCGCGCACCTGCGCCGAGTGGCTGGCCGGCCTGCGGCGGCACCGCGAGCGGGCCCTGGCGCTGGTGGGCGAGGAGCAGGTCGCCGACTACGAGCGGTACCTGTCGGCCACCGTCGGGCACTTCGAGCGGCGGCACCTCGGCCTGGCCCGCCTGGTCTTCGAGGCCGTCTGA